The following are encoded together in the bacterium genome:
- a CDS encoding glycosyltransferase family 2 protein: protein MTAEPTRPKYSVVVPVYKSDRTLVELVKRLRVVFEETLEASYEILLVDDGSDSPETWETCERLARQHVTVGSIQLMRNYGKPGAVLCGLGHARGQWIVTIDDDLQQRPEDIPLLVEHEDHDVVVAHFRNRATSLGSRAASWLKSQFDRAILRLPCRMSPLKLFRSEVAAGMLTMRTSYPFLPALMAHVTDDFVSVPVTHAVSRHGRSRYSWTRRVKQFSNLVISNSSLLLRLLGAVGLIVGSSGLGFAVVILFRKLAGQPIQPGWSSLVVINLVFGGLILIALGLIGEYLLRILEGTSRKPAYFARRVVGTGEGTGPLPAVFGGSTDDSGVGRSN from the coding sequence GTGACGGCTGAGCCCACAAGGCCCAAGTACTCGGTCGTGGTTCCGGTCTACAAGAGCGACAGAACTCTCGTCGAGCTCGTCAAACGCCTGAGAGTCGTTTTCGAAGAGACGCTCGAAGCAAGCTATGAGATTCTGCTCGTGGACGACGGATCGGATTCACCGGAGACCTGGGAGACCTGCGAACGGTTGGCCCGGCAGCACGTGACCGTAGGCTCGATCCAACTCATGCGCAACTACGGCAAGCCGGGTGCCGTGCTGTGCGGCTTGGGCCACGCGCGCGGGCAGTGGATCGTGACGATCGACGACGATCTGCAGCAACGGCCCGAAGACATACCGCTGCTGGTCGAGCATGAAGACCATGACGTGGTGGTTGCCCACTTCCGGAACCGGGCGACGAGCCTCGGGTCGCGGGCGGCAAGCTGGCTCAAGAGCCAGTTCGACCGGGCGATCCTGCGCCTTCCGTGCAGGATGTCTCCCCTCAAACTGTTCCGGTCCGAGGTGGCGGCCGGAATGCTGACCATGCGGACGTCGTATCCGTTCCTGCCCGCGCTCATGGCTCATGTGACCGACGATTTCGTGTCGGTTCCCGTTACTCATGCAGTGAGTCGGCACGGCCGCAGCCGCTATTCGTGGACGCGACGCGTCAAGCAGTTCTCGAATCTGGTCATCAGCAATTCGTCGCTGCTCTTGCGACTGCTGGGCGCGGTCGGACTGATCGTCGGATCGAGCGGGCTCGGTTTCGCCGTCGTCATTTTGTTCCGCAAGCTAGCCGGTCAGCCGATTCAACCCGGGTGGTCGTCGCTGGTGGTCATCAATCTGGTCTTTGGAGGGCTGATCCTGATCGCGCTGGGGCTGATCGGGGAGTATCTACTGAGGATTCTGGAAGGCACCAGCCGCAAGCCCGCCTACTTTGCGCGGCGTGTTGTCGGTACCGGCGAGGGGACCGGTCCATTGCCGGCTGTTTTTGGCGGCTCGACTGATGATTCTGGTGTAGGCAGGTCCAACTGA